In a single window of the Bos taurus isolate L1 Dominette 01449 registration number 42190680 breed Hereford chromosome 23, ARS-UCD2.0, whole genome shotgun sequence genome:
- the DEK gene encoding protein DEK isoform X2 yields the protein MSSSGTAAEGEAAPAQPASEKEPDMPGPREESEEEDEDDDEEEEEEEKEKSLIVEGKREKKKVERLTMQVSSLQREPFTIAQGKGQKLCEIERIHFFLSKKKTDELRNLHKLLYNRPGTVSSLKKNVGQFSGFPFEKGSIQYKKKEEMLKKFRNAMLKSICEVLDLERSGVNSELVKRILNFLMHPKPSGKPLPKSKKSSSKGNKKERNSSGMARKAKRTKCPEILSDESSSDEEEKKNKEESSEDEDKESEEEFRMGCKAAETTHNISNMFGPGTAYESTVQWWFKKFCKGEQSLEDEEHHGQSSEVDSDQLKAIIKTDALKTTREVAAELVDHAVVIRHLKQIGKVEKLISGCLVI from the exons ATGTCCTCCTCGGGCACAGCTGCGGAGGGAGAGGCAGCCCCCGCCCAGCCCGCGTCCGAAAAAGAGCCCGACATGCCCGGCCcgagagaggaaagtgaagaggaggacGAGGACGACgacgaggaagaggaggaggaagagaaag AAAAGAGCCTCATTGTGGAAGGcaagagggaaaagaagaaagtagAGAGGTTGACGATGCAAGTCTCTTCCTTACAAAGAGAGCCATTTACAATCGCACAAG gaaAAGGGCAGAAACTTTGTGAAATTGAAAGGATACATTTCTTCTTGAGTAAGAAGAAAACAGATGAACTTAGAAATCTCCATAAACTGCTTTACAACAGACCAGGAACA GTGTCCTCATTAAAGAAGAATGTGGGTCAGTTCAGTGGCTTTCCATTTGAAAAAGGAAGTATCCAatataaaaagaaggaagaaatgttGAAAAA atttagaAATGCCATGTTAAAGAGCATCTGCGAGGTTCTTGACTTGGAGAGATCGGGTGTAAATAGTGAACTGGTGAAAAGGATCTTGAATTTTTTAATGCATCCAAAGCCTTCTGGCAAA CCATTGCCAAAATCTAAAAAAAGTTCtagcaaaggcaacaaaaaggAACGGAACAGTTCTGGGATGGCCAGGAAAGCTAAGCGAACCAAATGTCCTGAAATCCTGTCAGATGAATCTAGCAGTgatgaagaggaaaagaaaaacaaagaagagtcCTCAGAGGATGAAGATAAAGAGAGTGAAGAGGAG TTCAGAATGGGTTGTAAGGCAGCGGAGACAACTCATAACATCAGCAACATGTTTGGGCCAGGAACTGCCTATGAaagtacagtgcagtggtggttcaagaagttttgcaaaggagagcagagccttgaagatgaggagcatcaTGGCCAATCATCAGAAGTTGACAGTGACCAGCTGAAAGCCATCATCAAAACTGATGCTCTTAAAACTACACGAGAAGTTGCTGCAGAGCTCGTTGACCATGCTGTGGTCATtaggcatttgaagcaaattggaaaggtggaaaaattgataagtgggtgccttgTGATCTGA
- the DEK gene encoding protein DEK isoform X3, with product MSSSGTAAEGEAAPAQPASEKEPDMPGPREESEEEDEDDDEEEEEEEKEKSLIVEGKREKKKVERLTMQVSSLQREPFTIAQGKGQKLCEIERIHFFLSKKKTDELRNLHKLLYNRPGTVSSLKKNVGQFSGFPFEKGSIQYKKKEEMLKKFRNAMLKSICEVLDLERSGVNSELVKRILNFLMHPKPSGKPLPKSKKSSSKGNKKERNSSGMARKAKRTKCPEILSDESSSDEEEKKNKEESSEDEDKESEEEYNLSAVRTGFWLCVTGVFFGDPPSIALLPIKDSHQKRHPKEKSPNRKPLLKVKNL from the exons ATGTCCTCCTCGGGCACAGCTGCGGAGGGAGAGGCAGCCCCCGCCCAGCCCGCGTCCGAAAAAGAGCCCGACATGCCCGGCCcgagagaggaaagtgaagaggaggacGAGGACGACgacgaggaagaggaggaggaagagaaag AAAAGAGCCTCATTGTGGAAGGcaagagggaaaagaagaaagtagAGAGGTTGACGATGCAAGTCTCTTCCTTACAAAGAGAGCCATTTACAATCGCACAAG gaaAAGGGCAGAAACTTTGTGAAATTGAAAGGATACATTTCTTCTTGAGTAAGAAGAAAACAGATGAACTTAGAAATCTCCATAAACTGCTTTACAACAGACCAGGAACA GTGTCCTCATTAAAGAAGAATGTGGGTCAGTTCAGTGGCTTTCCATTTGAAAAAGGAAGTATCCAatataaaaagaaggaagaaatgttGAAAAA atttagaAATGCCATGTTAAAGAGCATCTGCGAGGTTCTTGACTTGGAGAGATCGGGTGTAAATAGTGAACTGGTGAAAAGGATCTTGAATTTTTTAATGCATCCAAAGCCTTCTGGCAAA CCATTGCCAAAATCTAAAAAAAGTTCtagcaaaggcaacaaaaaggAACGGAACAGTTCTGGGATGGCCAGGAAAGCTAAGCGAACCAAATGTCCTGAAATCCTGTCAGATGAATCTAGCAGTgatgaagaggaaaagaaaaacaaagaagagtcCTCAGAGGATGAAGATAAAGAGAGTGAAGAGGAG TACAACCTTTCTGCTGTGAGGACAGGATTCTGGCTCTGTGTGACAGGCGTCTTTTTTGGAGACCCTCCTTCAATAGCCCTGCTCCCAATAAAAGATAG